The following proteins are co-located in the Sphingorhabdus lutea genome:
- a CDS encoding autotransporter assembly complex protein TamA, producing MFRKFHNNGKNDAQLGGHYLHLSCSLFSLSVFFIANPAFANTYIVNNISSPSKHFIATTQSAVNLTQSGTNKSLGTSNLTQVNNPEIKIEAEPVPEKLAEEFDDIAPLDIGEFTDAAFEKGFEDIDENTPLEGMDEIALPWPSLTNPKKEQEKVELATAADKIDGDIAGNDALVNGSSAIEVPANDALVNDALVNADTDNFKEEIGLYSDAQLAEILAQDDRELAQFDAETRNLAAGQMQADGMVAETPQIAVSGNNQGQIAVEGAGDVIALFDEARTDFTPPIPDADGLYNYKIAIAGFPELEGEQKMRFDSLSELKLREGQPANIDIISNRAQADRKLIDQLARIEGYYDNQSEFIIRAGDVPGSAIVQINTELGPLYRVRRVELNGLAKYNDDSDMLRASFTMNPGDPLNSDKLLLAMANLTTTLLESGYPFSKVGRESIIVDHASVSGDVTLDVDSNGRYNFGKIIVTNNRPFDAGHLNRLARFQNGDLYKESLVSDLKQAIFSTALASSVTVTPTKSDNNKQEVDLVVNINEAPPRSIAGEFGYNSGEGIRVEGSWEHRNFFPPEGAIRFGAILGTKEQGGNILYRRNNFLGRDRIFTAQFKALHENRSAYDARTLSLSANFESKSTIFFQKPWTWFGGAEYLLTDEKATFDNVVTRQLFNVGALPFGIFYDGSDNLLDPSKGFRLGARLSPEISLGNGTNIYARVQLDASVYQKVTDNIVLAGRSRVATISGATINQIAPSRRYYAGGGGSVRGFAFQKIGPVDSLGDPTGGRGLMEFSLESRIKFGNFGIVPFVDVGSVSDSSLPDFNDLRVGVGIGGRYYSSFGPIAVDIGTPINRRTGESRIAISISLGQAF from the coding sequence ATGTTCAGGAAATTTCATAATAATGGCAAAAATGACGCTCAATTGGGCGGCCATTATCTTCATCTATCTTGTTCATTATTTTCACTTTCGGTATTTTTTATTGCCAACCCAGCTTTTGCAAATACATATATCGTCAATAATATATCTTCGCCGTCAAAGCACTTTATTGCCACAACGCAAAGCGCGGTAAATTTAACGCAAAGCGGAACAAATAAGTCACTAGGCACGTCAAATTTAACGCAGGTGAATAATCCAGAAATAAAAATAGAGGCCGAACCCGTCCCCGAAAAATTGGCGGAGGAATTTGACGATATTGCCCCATTGGATATAGGTGAATTTACCGATGCGGCCTTTGAAAAAGGGTTCGAAGATATTGATGAAAATACCCCTTTGGAGGGGATGGATGAAATCGCGCTGCCATGGCCCAGCTTAACCAATCCCAAAAAAGAACAGGAAAAGGTTGAACTTGCCACTGCGGCAGATAAAATTGATGGCGATATTGCGGGCAATGATGCGCTGGTCAATGGCTCGTCAGCAATTGAAGTGCCGGCCAATGACGCGCTGGTCAATGATGCGCTGGTCAATGCTGACACAGATAATTTTAAGGAAGAAATTGGCCTATATAGCGATGCGCAATTGGCCGAGATATTGGCACAGGATGACCGAGAGTTGGCGCAATTTGATGCTGAGACAAGAAATCTTGCCGCAGGACAAATGCAAGCGGACGGCATGGTAGCAGAAACGCCGCAAATTGCAGTTTCGGGTAATAATCAAGGGCAGATTGCCGTGGAGGGTGCGGGCGATGTCATCGCCTTATTTGACGAGGCACGGACGGATTTCACCCCGCCAATTCCCGATGCCGACGGATTATATAATTATAAAATTGCCATTGCTGGTTTCCCTGAATTGGAAGGGGAGCAGAAAATGCGATTTGACTCGCTTTCCGAATTAAAATTGCGCGAGGGTCAGCCAGCAAATATCGATATTATTTCAAATCGCGCTCAGGCGGATCGAAAGTTAATCGACCAATTGGCACGGATTGAGGGATATTATGACAATCAATCCGAATTTATTATCCGTGCTGGCGATGTGCCGGGCAGCGCGATTGTTCAAATAAACACTGAATTGGGTCCATTATACCGCGTGCGCAGGGTGGAGCTAAATGGGCTTGCCAAATATAATGATGATTCAGACATGCTGCGCGCATCCTTTACCATGAACCCCGGTGATCCGTTAAATAGCGATAAATTGCTTCTTGCTATGGCAAATTTAACAACCACTTTATTGGAAAGCGGTTATCCATTTTCTAAAGTGGGCCGGGAGTCCATCATTGTTGATCATGCCAGCGTTTCGGGCGATGTGACATTGGATGTCGATTCCAATGGCCGTTATAATTTTGGTAAAATTATTGTTACAAATAATCGCCCATTTGATGCGGGACATTTAAACCGTTTGGCGCGTTTCCAAAATGGCGATCTTTATAAAGAATCGCTGGTTTCCGATTTGAAACAGGCGATTTTTTCCACCGCGCTTGCATCTTCGGTGACGGTGACGCCGACCAAATCAGATAATAATAAACAAGAAGTCGATTTGGTGGTCAATATTAACGAAGCACCGCCACGCAGCATTGCCGGAGAATTTGGATATAATAGCGGCGAGGGGATAAGAGTAGAGGGCAGTTGGGAACATCGCAATTTCTTTCCACCAGAAGGCGCGATACGATTTGGCGCGATTTTGGGAACAAAGGAACAGGGTGGCAATATATTATATCGGCGGAATAATTTTTTGGGCAGGGACCGAATTTTTACCGCGCAGTTTAAGGCTTTGCACGAAAATCGAAGCGCATATGATGCGCGGACATTATCGCTTTCGGCAAATTTTGAAAGTAAATCGACCATATTTTTCCAAAAACCATGGACATGGTTTGGCGGGGCTGAATATTTATTAACCGATGAAAAAGCAACTTTTGACAATGTGGTTACGCGGCAATTATTCAATGTGGGGGCCCTGCCATTTGGTATTTTTTATGATGGCAGCGATAATTTATTAGACCCCAGCAAGGGTTTCAGATTGGGCGCGCGCCTGTCGCCGGAAATATCATTGGGCAATGGCACAAATATTTATGCGCGGGTGCAATTGGATGCGAGTGTTTATCAAAAAGTCACCGATAATATCGTCCTTGCCGGACGCAGCAGGGTTGCAACAATCAGCGGCGCGACAATAAACCAAATTGCTCCATCGCGCCGTTATTATGCCGGTGGCGGCGGATCGGTTCGCGGATTTGCGTTTCAAAAAATTGGACCGGTTGATAGTTTGGGCGATCCCACGGGCGGGCGCGGTTTAATGGAGTTTTCGTTGGAAAGCCGCATAAAATTTGGCAATTTTGGTATCGTCCCCTTTGTCGATGTCGGATCGGTTAGTGATAGCAGCCTGCCCGATTTTAATGACCTTCGCGTTGGTGTGGGCATTGGCGGCAGATATTATAGCAGCTTTGGTCCTATTGCTGTGGACATTGGCACGCCGATAAACCGCCGCACAGGGGAAAGCCGCATAGCGATATCCATTTCATTGGGTCAGGCATTTTAA